Below is a window of Dromiciops gliroides isolate mDroGli1 chromosome 5, mDroGli1.pri, whole genome shotgun sequence DNA.
AAATGTTCCCATAGCCACAGCCACTTCCTCTCCTTAAGGTTTAAGAATGAAAAGGCATAGCCCACCTAAGCTGTCATTCTGGATCTTACTAGATCTTTCAGCAGCATCATTTAAATGTAGACACCTCCATGTtaaactcaaaaacaaaacatggaggTAGTCAAATGCGAATTTAATTGACAAATGACTCATTTCAAAATGCATTGCCTTTTATTTATatggaacatttttatttatatggaaCATCCCCACCAGTAGTACAAACCTTTTCTTACTCAGGACCCTTTGCAACTAAGAGTTTACTAATTTACAGCTGATCAGCATTAGAGGTTTAGTCTTCTGACCACAAAACAGCCAATATCATAAGTGCCATCAGAGCTGTAATAACAtcctatttccttttcatctttgttcTACCTTCTTCCCCACTACAGGGCAAAATGCTGTTTCCTGCTCAATTTCTGTTCCTCCTGCTACTTTTGGGAACCTCGAGAACAGGCAACTCCCACAAGCTCTACCAGACAGAGTCCATCTTTAGCTGTCTTAATACAGCTATATCTGGGGCTAAAAGTCAGCTACGTGATGGGTCCTCATTGAGCAAGAGGAGCTTTGGTTACATTCCCAGTGAGGAACTATCATCTGAGGAGGAGggcaaggaggagaaagaagaggatgaaGAGGACAAGGAAAAAAGGACTTTATCTGGGGGTAGTGGTGGGATTGGGGCAGGGATTGAGGGCACCAGGTATAAGTACCAGTCCCAGGCACAGCTAAAGAGGAAGTTATACCAGAACAAGGCCCAGAGTGACCGGCATGCTAAGTTCACTCTGTCCCTTGATGTCCCTACCAACATCATGAATATCCTTTTCAACATAGCCAAGGCCAAGAACTTGAAGGCCAAAGCAGCTGCCAATGCTCACCTTATGGCACAAattgggagaaggaaataaagatgcTTCTAGAGGGAGTCAAGCAGAAGCTGTAGGGAGTGAGAAGCATGCCATTTAGAAAGGCTAAGCATGTATTTAGGGTGAGGTGAGAGGAAGGGTTTAGTAATCTAATTAGTGTTTGTGGTTGTGACCTACCCCTGATTAATCTATATCACTTATTCCCTCCTGGGTCTGCCTGGTGACTACCTTTTCTCTGTACATATAAACAAAATTGTaggtttttaaactttaaaagtccCAGTGGCATTTAAAAATGCCATTTACAACctactctttcttcccttcctctggcCTTAGACAAAGCTAATGTTTTTCTTCTCTGAGTCTCTCCCATTTGACCCCTTATCTATGAAGAGAATTGGTAGAATTTATCTCTTTTTCACTCTATCCTACACCTTCTTTGACTGACTTTTCACCATCTTTCATCCAAATCCCATTTCCCCATATCATATAAAAGCCAATATATCTTGAAATCATTCTGACCTTTTGGAGTTCTTTTTTCTGCTGTGTTTCATTCCTACTCTCAAGAAAAGTCAAACCTGACAGTTCTGCTCGTTCACTAGTAGATTGACTTTCTACTCAATATCCAAAAGAAGatattgtatatatgtgcttTTGGAAAAGTTTGTGATATGCGATGATTGTGTatgtgtggtggtggtgaggagaaTGTTGAGAGAGGCTAGACTGGCTTTGAACTATATATGCTACTACCACTTGGACTGACACCATTCCCAGTATCAGGAACCACTCATGATAATAAGCTAGACCAATTTCCAAAAGGGGCTAACTAAAGATGCTTCTGTGAAGCACAAATGACAGAGAGAAATCATGGAAAGTGTGCTGGAATTGaagtcaaaagatctgagtttaaatccaagcTCTGAcaatatctctgtgaccttggtcaagtcacttaaccttttccaaggctcagtttcctaaactgtaaaatgagggcttctGACAAAATTATATCTAAGATGTCTTCCAACTTGATCTTTATCACCCTATGACAACACCCTCCCTCCAAGAAATAACCCAATTAAGACTCAATGGGAacatcacaaaatcacagaatttgagagttggaagggacctcaatggACATTTAGTCCACCTCATAATTTAAAAGAATCCCTACTACAACATATTTGACAAGTGACCATCCAACCTCTGCTAAAACACCTCCAAGTAGGGGAAACCCATAACATCTTTTTtctccccagggcaatgggggttaagagacttgcccaaggtcacacagctagtacgtgtcaagtgtctgaggttagatttgaactcaggtcctcctgaagccaggccagtgttttatccactgtgacacctagctgcccccaacccatcACATCTTGAGGCAAGCCTTTCAACATAAGGAtgcctctaattgttaggaaatttttcctggcATCAGGTTTAACTTTCTTTGTTCTGCTTTCTGGAGCCAAACTGAGCaattctaatccctctttcacacaatagcccttcagatatttgaacaCAGCtgttgagaagcagcatggtacatGGGAAAGAATTCTTACTCCAAAGTTAGAAGACTTAAGCTTCTAATGCTTAGTACGTTTGTGATTGAGGGCAAGTCACTCTGCTACCCTAGGTTTTAGTTAACTCATCAGCAAAATATGTCCGTtgaagatgacttctgaggtcccatccaaTTCTTGATCTACCTCCTAAATTTTCTTCTCAAGGCTAAACACTGATGAATGTTTCTTCAATTAATTATAATATAACACAAACTCAAGGTCTTTACCATCCTAGTTATCCTTCTCTGCATACACCTTACTTTATCAACATTCTTCTTAAACTGTGCAGccccaaactgaacacaatattccacaTGATTTTTGATCAGGGCCTCattcccttatttatttatttatttatttttttgcggggcaatgggggttaagtgacttgcccagggtcacacagctagtaagtgtcaagtgtttgaggccggatttgaaatcaggtactcctgaatccagggccggtgttttatccactgcgccacctatccgcCCCTCATTCCCTTATTTTTGAGAACCAGAACCCTCATTGCAGCCCATGCTCacattaaatcatttttttagTTTCTATATCAGATTGTTGATGAattttgagcttgcagtccactaagacTCCTGGAATTTTTCCATACAAATTGCTATCTGATCATCtctaatgaattttattttataaagttcAGTCCAAAGCTCtggctatcaaaatatttttgagtccTAATGAGCATACCATTTATACCTTTAACCAAGTcattaagaaaaatgttaaacaacatGGAGTCAAATAAAGAACCTAgaggactgggaggatggcagtGCCCTCTATTGTTTaagagaagtttggaagggaaaagggtttagggaaaaaaaatgatgagtttgAGGTATCTGAAAGACAGGTGGAGATTTGAGtctagaggtcagcagagatatTGGGTTGGGATAGATATATT
It encodes the following:
- the UCN3 gene encoding urocortin-3, translating into MLFPAQFLFLLLLLGTSRTGNSHKLYQTESIFSCLNTAISGAKSQLRDGSSLSKRSFGYIPSEELSSEEEGKEEKEEDEEDKEKRTLSGGSGGIGAGIEGTRYKYQSQAQLKRKLYQNKAQSDRHAKFTLSLDVPTNIMNILFNIAKAKNLKAKAAANAHLMAQIGRRK